The Listeria sp. PSOL-1 genome includes a region encoding these proteins:
- a CDS encoding MDR family MFS transporter, with protein MKHTNVKAVTIAVFTATFMAAIEGTIVSTAMPTIVSQLNGIELMNWIFSIFLLTSAVTVPIYGKLSDLYGRKLIFVIAALIFIIGSSLCGFAQNMEQLIIFRAIQGIGAGGILPSTMTIIADIYPFEKRARVIGFMGSAWGIAGVFGPLLGGFLVDQLSWHWIFFINVPVGIITIFLIWVYLKEDIHHARLPIDYLGAILFTTALLTLLFAFQRAGETFNWLEPLVLLLLFTSIILFVCFYFAEKKAPDPIIPFVLFKEPVVLIGNLISFFTSAFLIGLNVYVPMWAQGMLGYGATIAGFMLAPLSVAWITASFISGRWLNKLGTRRTVGIGSLLVIVGALILVLLPQKTPSISFYFVNLVIGFGFGVIFTTTTVTVQAAVSRDKTGVATASNALFRTVGQTIGVAVLGTIFNSILSTQFNAANDSGVTRKNLNLLISPKTATEVDTSLFEPIRNILYHGLNLVFLVMLLIGIISYICHFILPKMVANNKE; from the coding sequence TTGAAGCATACAAACGTAAAAGCTGTTACTATTGCCGTGTTTACAGCCACATTCATGGCAGCAATTGAAGGTACAATTGTTAGTACTGCAATGCCTACAATCGTTAGCCAACTAAATGGCATCGAATTGATGAATTGGATTTTCTCTATTTTTTTACTAACTTCTGCCGTAACAGTTCCAATTTATGGTAAGCTTTCTGACCTTTATGGTCGTAAACTCATTTTTGTAATTGCAGCACTTATTTTTATTATCGGATCATCTTTATGTGGCTTTGCTCAAAATATGGAGCAATTAATTATTTTCCGAGCCATCCAAGGTATTGGTGCTGGGGGGATTTTACCTTCAACAATGACTATTATTGCTGATATTTATCCTTTTGAAAAGCGCGCTCGTGTCATTGGCTTTATGGGATCTGCTTGGGGGATTGCTGGGGTTTTTGGTCCGCTTTTAGGCGGCTTTTTAGTTGATCAGCTTTCTTGGCATTGGATCTTCTTTATTAATGTTCCAGTTGGGATTATTACGATTTTCTTAATTTGGGTTTATTTAAAAGAAGATATTCATCATGCGCGCTTACCGATCGATTATCTTGGAGCGATTCTTTTCACAACGGCATTACTTACATTATTATTTGCTTTTCAGCGTGCAGGTGAAACGTTTAATTGGCTAGAACCACTTGTACTACTTTTATTATTTACTTCGATTATCTTGTTTGTTTGTTTTTATTTTGCCGAAAAAAAGGCACCGGATCCTATTATTCCGTTTGTTCTATTTAAAGAACCGGTTGTTTTAATCGGAAATTTAATTAGTTTCTTTACCAGCGCCTTTTTAATTGGTCTTAATGTGTATGTTCCAATGTGGGCACAAGGAATGTTAGGGTACGGCGCAACCATTGCTGGATTCATGCTAGCACCGCTTTCAGTTGCTTGGATTACCGCTTCTTTTATTAGTGGACGATGGTTAAACAAACTTGGAACGCGGCGAACAGTGGGAATTGGTAGTCTGCTTGTGATAGTAGGTGCACTGATCCTTGTCCTTTTACCGCAAAAAACACCTAGCATTTCTTTTTACTTCGTTAATCTTGTTATTGGTTTTGGCTTTGGTGTTATCTTTACAACAACTACCGTTACGGTGCAAGCAGCCGTTTCAAGAGATAAGACTGGTGTCGCTACAGCTTCGAACGCACTTTTTAGAACAGTTGGGCAAACCATTGGTGTTGCGGTTTTAGGCACCATCTTTAACTCTATCTTATCCACGCAATTTAATGCAGCTAATGATAGTGGCGTTACTAGAAAAAACCTAAATTTATTAATTAGCCCAAAAACAGCAACTGAAGTCGATACAAGTTTGTTCGAGCCCATAAGAAATATCTTATATCACGGATTAAATCTTGTATTCTTAGTCATGCTTCTCATTGGAATTATCAGTTATATTTGCCACTTTATTTTACCAAAAATGGTAGCAAATAATAAAGAATAG
- a CDS encoding glutathione peroxidase: MNVHDFIEVKMDGKEISLKEYAGKAILIVNTASKCGLTPQLKGLEALYEKYKDKNFVILGFPCNQFLHQDPGTNEEIMEFCQINYGVTFPMFQKIKVKGKDATPLYKYLVEQTGGKKIEWNFAKFLIDENGKIIERFSSKTKPEDIEAEISQHLPE, encoded by the coding sequence ATGAATGTTCACGATTTTATTGAGGTTAAGATGGATGGTAAGGAAATCTCGTTAAAAGAATATGCTGGAAAAGCAATATTGATTGTAAATACAGCAAGTAAATGTGGCTTAACTCCACAACTTAAAGGTCTAGAAGCACTTTATGAAAAATATAAAGACAAAAACTTTGTGATCCTTGGCTTTCCATGTAACCAATTTTTACATCAAGATCCAGGCACAAATGAGGAAATTATGGAATTCTGTCAAATCAATTATGGCGTAACTTTTCCAATGTTTCAGAAAATCAAAGTAAAGGGGAAAGACGCAACACCGCTTTATAAATATCTTGTTGAGCAAACAGGCGGAAAGAAAATCGAATGGAATTTTGCTAAATTTCTAATCGATGAAAATGGCAAGATCATTGAACGTTTTTCTTCTAAGACAAAACCAGAAGATATTGAAGCTGAAATTAGTCAGCACTTGCCAGAATAG
- a CDS encoding ATP-dependent Clp protease ATP-binding subunit yields the protein MKCQNCHQNEARIQLYMNVNGQRIEMPLCETCYAELRKQGQMNRSSFSGNTPFDDLFRQLSGQNAANQNQFEQYKNSRVKTQAGATGNGLLDEYGTNLTNLAKKNQLDPVIGRDEEIKRTIEILNRRNKNNPVLIGEPGVGKTAIAEGLANAIMQGNVPNKLLNREIILLDVASLVSGTGIRGQFEERMKQLITELSERKNTILFIDEVHTIVGAGSAEGSMDAGNILKPALARGELQLIGATTLSEYRKIEKDAALERRFQPVIVNEPSEDTTLTILNGLKDNYQDFHEVVYSDESLKAAVTLSARYIQDRHLPDKAIDLMDEVGSKYNLTIEIMDEKTVNERLMRLEEEKNTALKNEDYEKAAHVRDEITRLNENKANSTISERPVIQASDIQKLIEEKTGIPVGRLQQDEQSKMKNLESHLNTKVIGQKDAVEKVAKAIRRSRVGLKQKNRPIGSFLFVGPTGVGKTELGRTLASELFGSEEAMIRLDMSEFMEKHSVSKLIGSPPGYVGHEEAGQLTEKVRRNPYSILLLDEMEKAHPDVQHMFLQILEDGRLTDSQGRTISFKETVIIMTSNAGTGEKEAAVGFNKEANDDHLSSSSSLLARLGYYFKPEFLNRLDSVIEFHSLSQEDLLVIVDLMLADLNEILANQQIAINVTNEVKSKLIEQGYDAKFGARPLRRTIQEHLEDHIADLLIEKPNATVLEAALDQDGKIQVSEKVSVQA from the coding sequence ATGAAATGTCAAAACTGTCATCAAAATGAAGCTAGAATTCAATTATATATGAACGTCAATGGGCAACGTATAGAAATGCCTTTATGTGAAACTTGCTACGCCGAATTACGCAAACAAGGCCAAATGAATAGAAGTAGCTTTTCCGGAAACACTCCATTCGATGATCTATTTCGCCAACTAAGCGGGCAAAACGCAGCAAACCAAAATCAATTTGAACAATATAAAAATAGTCGTGTAAAAACGCAAGCTGGTGCTACAGGTAACGGCTTACTTGATGAGTACGGCACAAACTTAACTAATTTAGCCAAAAAAAATCAGCTTGATCCTGTTATTGGACGAGATGAAGAAATTAAACGTACCATTGAGATTTTAAATCGTCGTAACAAAAATAATCCTGTATTAATCGGTGAACCAGGTGTCGGTAAAACAGCCATTGCAGAAGGGCTAGCAAATGCAATCATGCAAGGAAACGTACCAAATAAACTACTAAATAGAGAAATTATCTTGCTTGATGTTGCCTCACTTGTTTCAGGAACGGGCATCCGTGGCCAATTTGAAGAGCGCATGAAACAATTAATCACTGAACTTAGTGAACGCAAAAATACGATTTTATTCATCGATGAAGTGCACACGATTGTAGGAGCTGGCTCTGCAGAAGGTTCAATGGATGCAGGCAATATTTTAAAACCAGCACTTGCTCGTGGTGAACTACAGTTGATCGGTGCAACCACGCTTTCTGAGTATCGCAAAATCGAAAAAGATGCTGCACTTGAACGTAGATTTCAACCCGTTATTGTCAACGAACCAAGCGAAGATACCACTTTAACTATTCTTAACGGTTTAAAAGACAACTATCAAGATTTTCATGAAGTCGTTTACTCCGATGAAAGTCTAAAAGCTGCCGTCACATTGAGTGCACGTTATATTCAAGATCGTCATTTACCTGATAAAGCCATTGATTTGATGGACGAAGTCGGCTCAAAATATAATTTGACCATCGAAATAATGGATGAAAAAACAGTAAATGAACGCTTAATGAGACTGGAAGAAGAAAAAAATACGGCATTAAAAAATGAAGATTACGAAAAAGCTGCCCATGTTCGTGATGAAATCACACGCCTCAACGAAAACAAAGCAAACAGCACCATTTCAGAACGACCAGTTATCCAAGCATCTGACATCCAAAAACTGATTGAAGAAAAAACGGGTATTCCAGTAGGACGTCTACAACAAGATGAACAATCCAAAATGAAAAATTTAGAATCCCATTTAAACACTAAAGTGATCGGGCAAAAAGATGCTGTAGAAAAAGTTGCAAAAGCCATTAGACGTAGCCGTGTAGGTCTAAAACAAAAGAATCGCCCTATTGGTTCATTCCTCTTTGTCGGCCCAACTGGTGTTGGAAAAACAGAGCTAGGGCGCACCCTTGCAAGTGAATTATTTGGTTCTGAAGAGGCAATGATTCGTCTTGATATGAGCGAATTTATGGAAAAACACAGTGTCTCTAAACTTATTGGTTCACCTCCAGGATATGTTGGTCACGAAGAAGCAGGGCAATTAACAGAAAAAGTTCGGCGCAATCCGTACAGCATCTTACTTCTTGACGAAATGGAAAAAGCACACCCAGATGTACAACATATGTTCCTTCAGATTCTAGAAGATGGGCGCCTAACTGATTCACAAGGAAGAACGATCAGTTTTAAAGAAACAGTGATCATTATGACAAGCAATGCTGGAACCGGAGAAAAAGAAGCAGCTGTTGGCTTTAATAAAGAAGCAAATGATGATCATTTGAGTTCCAGCTCATCACTTCTTGCACGCCTTGGCTATTACTTCAAGCCAGAGTTCTTAAATCGACTTGATAGCGTCATCGAGTTCCACAGCTTATCTCAAGAAGATCTGCTTGTTATTGTTGACTTAATGCTTGCTGATTTAAACGAAATCCTAGCAAATCAACAAATAGCAATTAACGTAACGAATGAAGTAAAAAGTAAACTCATCGAACAAGGATACGATGCTAAATTCGGAGCACGTCCACTTAGAAGAACGATCCAAGAACATTTAGAAGATCATATTGCTGATCTATTGATTGAAAAACCAAATGCTACAGTACTTGAAGCTGCCCTTGATCAAGATGGAAAAATTCAAGTAAGTGAGAAAGTTTCTGTACAAGCTTAA
- a CDS encoding TerC family protein produces MDTSMLFEYAWVLLVLIGLEGILAADNAVVMAIMVKHLPEKQQKRALFYGLLGAFVFRFAALFLISFLANVWQVQALGAAYLLYISISHIVRHLKYTEHKEEGKEKKGSGFWMTVFKVEVADVAFAIDSMLAAVALAITLPKTGFGHIGGIDTGQFAVMFLGGLIGLIIIRFAATQFVKLLKAYPSLETAAFLIVGWVGIKLVVYTLAHKSLGIIPHSFPESTLWKLIFWGVLLLIIIFGWFVSYRKPKE; encoded by the coding sequence ATGGATACATCAATGTTATTTGAATATGCTTGGGTGTTACTTGTATTAATCGGTTTGGAAGGGATTTTAGCAGCTGATAACGCAGTTGTTATGGCAATAATGGTTAAACATTTACCAGAGAAACAGCAAAAGCGAGCTCTTTTTTACGGTCTGTTAGGTGCTTTCGTCTTTCGTTTTGCCGCTTTATTTTTAATTTCATTTTTGGCAAATGTATGGCAAGTACAGGCACTAGGAGCGGCCTATTTATTATATATTTCAATCAGTCATATTGTACGACATTTAAAGTATACTGAACATAAAGAGGAAGGGAAAGAAAAAAAGGGATCAGGTTTTTGGATGACTGTTTTTAAAGTCGAAGTTGCAGATGTTGCTTTTGCAATCGATTCAATGCTTGCGGCTGTAGCACTTGCGATTACATTGCCTAAAACAGGGTTTGGCCATATTGGAGGAATTGATACAGGTCAATTTGCTGTGATGTTTTTAGGTGGCTTAATTGGTTTAATCATTATTCGCTTCGCTGCAACACAGTTTGTTAAATTGTTAAAGGCTTATCCATCGCTTGAAACAGCTGCTTTTTTAATCGTTGGCTGGGTTGGCATTAAGCTTGTTGTTTATACACTTGCACATAAAAGTCTGGGTATCATCCCGCATAGTTTTCCAGAATCCACTTTATGGAAGCTCATTTTCTGGGGTGTGCTGCTTTTAATTATTATTTTTGGTTGGTTCGTTTCTTATCGTAAGCCAAAAGAGTAA
- a CDS encoding TrkH family potassium uptake protein, translated as MGRMSPIQLIITYYFFAVTISTILLSLPFTKKPGFHISFIDTLFTAASSVSVTGLATFDIGHSYSTAGIWVLIIIFQLGGLGVMMLSTFFYLILRRRIGLKQRQLIMTDTNQYTMSGMVRMLREILILIIGIEVIGAVILGLYFIPFYPTFGEAMFQGIYNSVSLVTNAGVDITGASLTPFVNDYFVQVISILLIVAGGIGFPVLLETRRFLFERNALIPFRFSLFVKVTTVTYVVLLIGGGLLIWGMEFNHFFKHSSLSEGFFNSMFLSATSRSAGLQTIDSRALSIPTLLFVSFLMFIGASPSSVGGGIRTTTFAITILFLYSVIRGRNHIYIFGREVFKEDVRKSLAVTLFATVLCFTSVMILMQTERTATLISVIFEVFSAFGTCGLSLGLSENLSTAGKIVIIILMFIGRIGIMYAMLSLRSKHQRKNAIRLPKEKMITG; from the coding sequence TTGGGACGGATGTCGCCTATACAGCTGATTATTACGTATTATTTTTTTGCGGTGACAATTTCAACCATTCTTTTAAGCTTGCCATTTACGAAGAAGCCAGGGTTTCACATTTCATTTATTGATACACTCTTCACTGCTGCTAGTTCAGTTAGTGTGACTGGGCTTGCAACGTTTGATATCGGTCATTCTTATAGTACAGCGGGGATTTGGGTATTAATTATCATTTTTCAGCTTGGTGGTTTAGGTGTCATGATGCTTAGTACGTTCTTCTATTTAATTTTGCGACGAAGAATTGGTTTAAAGCAACGTCAGCTTATTATGACCGATACCAATCAATATACGATGAGTGGTATGGTTCGAATGTTACGCGAAATCCTTATTTTAATTATTGGGATTGAAGTGATTGGCGCGGTGATTTTAGGGCTTTATTTTATTCCGTTTTATCCAACCTTTGGTGAAGCGATGTTTCAAGGAATTTATAATTCTGTTTCGCTTGTAACGAATGCAGGTGTTGATATTACTGGAGCCTCCTTGACGCCATTTGTGAATGACTATTTTGTTCAAGTTATTTCTATTTTACTTATTGTTGCAGGTGGGATTGGTTTTCCTGTGTTGCTTGAAACGAGACGTTTTTTATTTGAAAGAAATGCGCTCATTCCCTTCCGCTTTTCATTATTTGTGAAAGTGACGACGGTTACTTATGTCGTGCTCCTAATTGGTGGGGGGCTTTTAATCTGGGGGATGGAATTCAACCATTTTTTCAAGCATTCTAGTTTAAGTGAAGGCTTTTTTAATTCGATGTTTCTTTCGGCAACTTCAAGAAGTGCTGGACTCCAGACAATTGATAGTAGGGCACTTTCCATTCCAACTTTGCTGTTTGTTTCTTTCTTAATGTTTATCGGAGCTTCACCTAGTTCAGTTGGAGGTGGGATTCGAACGACGACGTTTGCGATCACGATCTTGTTCCTTTATTCGGTGATTCGAGGGCGTAACCATATTTATATATTTGGTAGAGAAGTCTTTAAAGAAGATGTCAGGAAGTCATTAGCTGTGACGCTTTTTGCCACAGTTTTATGTTTTACTTCTGTTATGATTTTAATGCAAACTGAAAGAACGGCTACACTCATTTCTGTTATTTTTGAGGTATTCTCGGCCTTTGGAACATGTGGTCTTTCACTAGGTTTGTCTGAAAATCTTAGCACTGCGGGTAAAATTGTGATCATTATCCTGATGTTTATTGGGCGTATTGGTATTATGTATGCCATGCTAAGTCTACGAAGCAAACACCAGCGTAAAAATGCGATTCGTCTACCAAAAGAAAAAATGATTACAGGTTAA
- a CDS encoding TerC family protein: protein MDVSILAEYAWVFMVLIVLEGVLSADNAVVMAVIVKHLPHDKQRKALFYGLVGAFVFRFIALFVISFLVKVWEIQAIGALYLLYLSGKHVWDLRKGKDSHSEKEVENVKTTSFWGTVLRVELTDIAFALDSMLAALALAMTLPNLGDFDIGGMNGGQFTVMFLGGLVGLVVIRFAATQVVKLLERYPTLETAAFLIVGWVGVKLIIYTLAHPAVHILPESFPESTAWKLIFWSVMIILGLGGYIIARKKKTLSRKSKNKR from the coding sequence ATGGATGTATCAATTTTGGCTGAATATGCTTGGGTTTTTATGGTACTTATTGTTTTAGAAGGAGTACTTTCAGCAGATAATGCCGTAGTTATGGCGGTTATTGTAAAGCACTTACCACATGACAAGCAGAGAAAGGCACTGTTTTATGGTTTAGTGGGCGCATTTGTTTTTCGTTTTATTGCATTATTTGTCATTTCATTTTTAGTTAAAGTTTGGGAAATTCAAGCGATTGGTGCGCTTTACTTGCTTTATTTATCTGGGAAACATGTCTGGGATTTGAGAAAGGGTAAAGACAGTCATAGTGAAAAAGAGGTTGAGAATGTAAAAACAACTTCTTTCTGGGGTACGGTCCTGCGCGTTGAATTAACTGATATTGCTTTTGCGCTTGACTCGATGCTTGCTGCTCTTGCGCTTGCTATGACGTTACCAAATTTAGGAGATTTTGATATTGGCGGTATGAATGGTGGTCAGTTTACTGTCATGTTTTTAGGTGGTCTTGTTGGTCTTGTTGTCATTCGATTTGCAGCCACACAAGTTGTGAAATTACTCGAACGCTATCCAACTCTCGAAACAGCTGCTTTTTTAATTGTTGGCTGGGTAGGCGTTAAACTGATTATTTATACGCTTGCACATCCAGCTGTTCATATTTTACCAGAAAGCTTTCCAGAATCTACTGCTTGGAAACTAATCTTTTGGTCCGTTATGATAATATTAGGTTTAGGTGGTTATATCATTGCAAGGAAAAAGAAAACTTTATCTCGAAAATCAAAAAATAAAAGATAA
- a CDS encoding acyltransferase family protein: protein MTVKVAKERDYYFDNAKFILIFFVVFGHLMETFVADYTSVHILYLSIYTFHMPTFILISGFFAKGFRKPGYLRKTIKKLILPYIFFQLIYSIFYYFLLNEAHLSVKMLDPEWSLWFLISLVFWNVMLLAFAKLKPIIAILIAILIGLTAGYFNEIDGFLSLSRTFVFFPFFLVGFFLTTEHFKLAKQNKAKIIGGIIAILIVAFLIANPSLNADWFFGSKPYTDFVAVKWFGLFIRIIVYMVSFAAMIAFFTFVPKRKLFFTKWGENTLYVYLLHGFFIKAFREGMTANTDYTAQTFVLLLAVSFGLTVLLSSRLITTFLQPVIELRISKIRALISRLKEKIQPHEGF from the coding sequence ATGACGGTAAAAGTCGCAAAGGAACGAGATTATTATTTTGACAATGCCAAATTTATTTTAATCTTTTTTGTTGTATTTGGGCATTTAATGGAAACTTTTGTTGCTGATTATACAAGTGTTCATATCCTTTATCTGTCTATTTATACTTTTCATATGCCTACTTTTATTTTAATCTCTGGTTTTTTCGCAAAAGGATTTCGTAAACCTGGTTACTTAAGAAAAACGATTAAAAAGTTAATTTTACCCTATATCTTCTTCCAGCTTATTTACTCTATCTTTTATTATTTTCTACTTAACGAAGCGCATTTATCTGTTAAAATGCTTGACCCAGAATGGTCTCTTTGGTTTTTAATCAGTTTAGTTTTTTGGAACGTTATGTTACTAGCTTTTGCTAAATTAAAACCTATTATAGCGATCTTAATTGCCATTCTCATCGGTTTAACAGCAGGCTATTTTAACGAAATTGACGGTTTTTTAAGTCTTTCGCGTACATTTGTGTTTTTCCCATTCTTTTTAGTTGGTTTTTTCTTAACAACAGAGCATTTCAAGCTCGCGAAGCAAAATAAAGCAAAGATTATCGGTGGAATCATTGCTATTCTTATCGTCGCCTTTCTTATTGCCAATCCTTCATTAAATGCAGATTGGTTCTTTGGTTCTAAGCCCTATACTGACTTTGTTGCAGTAAAATGGTTTGGTCTTTTTATACGGATCATTGTTTACATGGTTAGTTTTGCAGCAATGATTGCCTTTTTCACTTTTGTGCCGAAAAGAAAATTATTTTTTACAAAGTGGGGGGAAAATACGCTCTATGTTTATTTATTACATGGCTTTTTCATTAAAGCCTTTCGTGAAGGAATGACAGCAAATACTGACTATACCGCGCAAACATTCGTGTTACTACTTGCTGTTTCGTTTGGCCTCACTGTTCTTTTATCAAGTCGTCTTATCACTACATTTTTACAACCTGTCATTGAGCTGAGAATATCAAAAATACGCGCCTTGATTAGCCGTTTAAAAGAAAAAATTCAGCCGCACGAAGGCTTTTAA
- a CDS encoding VanZ family protein, with protein sequence MSNYLLPIQTAAIIFPILAFFLTLPFAIYSYRKFGGITFIRIFVVFSFIFYLLAALFLTMLPLPDPKVIAHTKAPTPQLVPFTFIRDFINQSGFIWNESSTYLHTLTKHVFIQPLFNIFLFLPLGVYLRYYFRVSLLKTIIISFLISLFFEVTQLTGIYGLYPHAYRLFDIDDLLLNTSGSMIGFLMAPLITFFLPSREKIDLKSYIQSKQVSYIRRFFAYLIDWFIINLLTELLESFKILPFNALKLSKSNDIMQLVWLFIMVLLYFIVLPALTNGKTIGKWIVHIKIVQQNGNKATFKQLLVRYSLLYYAVFGLLYIIQIELMLNNATKQIQLILFILSFGIIALFLLHLFINIILRDRTLFYEKISHTMNQSTFK encoded by the coding sequence ATGTCTAATTATCTTCTACCGATCCAAACCGCAGCTATTATTTTTCCTATTTTAGCTTTTTTTCTAACACTACCATTTGCCATTTACTCTTATCGTAAATTCGGGGGCATTACCTTTATCCGTATTTTTGTTGTCTTTAGCTTTATTTTCTATTTATTGGCAGCTCTCTTCCTTACGATGTTGCCTCTTCCTGATCCAAAGGTTATTGCTCATACAAAAGCACCTACCCCACAGCTTGTTCCTTTTACGTTCATCCGTGATTTTATTAACCAATCTGGTTTTATTTGGAATGAGTCATCAACTTATTTACATACACTGACAAAGCATGTGTTTATTCAGCCATTATTTAATATCTTTTTATTTTTACCACTTGGTGTTTATTTACGTTATTATTTCCGTGTATCGCTCTTAAAAACGATCATCATTTCTTTTCTCATTTCACTATTCTTTGAAGTGACACAACTTACTGGAATTTATGGTCTCTATCCTCATGCTTATCGTTTATTTGATATTGATGATCTTCTGTTAAATACATCTGGTAGTATGATTGGCTTCTTGATGGCACCTCTTATCACATTCTTTCTACCAAGTAGGGAAAAAATTGATTTAAAAAGTTACATCCAGAGTAAACAGGTAAGTTATATCCGCCGCTTTTTCGCTTATCTCATTGATTGGTTTATCATAAACTTGCTGACAGAGTTACTTGAATCATTCAAAATTCTCCCATTCAATGCGTTAAAACTTTCTAAAAGTAATGATATCATGCAACTTGTTTGGTTATTTATTATGGTCCTACTTTATTTCATTGTTCTCCCAGCACTTACAAATGGCAAAACAATCGGTAAATGGATTGTCCACATTAAAATCGTTCAGCAAAATGGCAATAAAGCTACATTTAAACAGCTTTTAGTACGTTATAGTTTACTTTATTACGCTGTTTTTGGCTTACTTTATATTATTCAAATCGAATTAATGCTAAATAATGCAACAAAACAAATCCAATTGATTCTATTTATTCTTTCATTCGGTATAATCGCGTTATTCTTACTTCACCTTTTTATCAATATCATTTTACGTGATCGAACCCTTTTTTATGAAAAAATAAGCCATACAATGAATCAAAGCACCTTTAAATAA
- a CDS encoding peptide chain release factor 3 produces the protein MSQNLQKEVASRKTFAIISHPDAGKTTITEQLLLFGGAIRSAGTVKGKKTGKFATSDWMEIEKQRGISVTSSVMQFDYDQFRINILDTPGHSDFSEDTYRTLMAVDAALMVIDSAKGIEAQTIKLFKVCRMRGIPIFTFMNKMDRQGKAPLELLAELEEVLGIQSYPMNWPIGMGKELAGLYDRYHRVVEQYRVPKEETFLPLGENGDLKEAHKLQDSSYYTQALDEIMLLDEAGNEFSHERIAAGELTPVFFGSALTNFGVETFLKTFVEFAPSPAHHLSNEGDIKPEDPAFSGFIFKIQANMNPAHRDRIAFVRICSGEFERGINVTLTRTGKQMKLSNSTQFMADDREIVTRAVAGDIIGLYDTGNYQIGDTISSGSKNLAFEDLPQFTPELFMRVSAKNVMKQKHFHKGVGQLVQEGAIQLFKTWRTEDYIIGAVGQLQFEVFEHRMRNEYNSEIIMEPIGKKIARWIRVEDVDEKLSTPRSMLVKDRFNQPLFLFENQFAINWFCDKNPDIELTALL, from the coding sequence ATGAGTCAGAATTTGCAAAAAGAAGTTGCATCGCGCAAAACATTTGCTATTATTTCCCACCCGGATGCCGGGAAAACAACGATTACTGAGCAGTTGTTGTTGTTTGGCGGTGCGATTCGATCAGCAGGAACTGTAAAAGGGAAAAAAACAGGAAAGTTTGCAACTAGTGATTGGATGGAAATTGAAAAACAAAGGGGAATTTCTGTTACAAGTTCAGTGATGCAATTTGATTACGATCAATTTCGTATTAATATTTTAGATACGCCAGGACACTCTGATTTTAGTGAAGATACTTACCGGACATTGATGGCTGTTGATGCTGCGCTTATGGTGATTGATTCAGCTAAAGGAATTGAAGCGCAAACGATCAAATTATTCAAAGTTTGTCGGATGCGTGGGATCCCTATCTTTACATTTATGAATAAAATGGATCGCCAGGGGAAAGCGCCACTTGAGCTTTTAGCCGAGCTTGAAGAAGTATTAGGCATCCAATCTTATCCAATGAACTGGCCCATTGGTATGGGAAAAGAACTAGCGGGGCTATATGACCGTTATCATCGTGTAGTAGAACAATATCGTGTTCCAAAAGAAGAAACTTTCTTGCCACTTGGAGAAAATGGGGATTTGAAAGAAGCGCATAAATTACAAGATTCAAGTTACTATACGCAAGCGCTTGATGAGATCATGTTGCTTGATGAGGCTGGAAATGAGTTCAGTCATGAACGAATTGCTGCTGGAGAACTAACACCCGTATTTTTTGGCAGTGCATTAACGAATTTTGGAGTGGAAACATTCTTGAAAACATTTGTCGAGTTTGCCCCATCTCCAGCACATCATCTGTCAAATGAAGGCGATATCAAGCCAGAGGACCCAGCTTTTTCAGGTTTTATTTTTAAAATTCAAGCGAATATGAATCCAGCACACCGAGATCGAATTGCTTTTGTAAGAATTTGTTCTGGCGAGTTTGAGCGTGGGATTAATGTGACACTTACGCGTACAGGAAAACAAATGAAATTAAGTAACTCCACACAGTTCATGGCGGATGACCGTGAAATCGTGACGCGGGCGGTTGCAGGGGATATTATTGGTCTATATGATACCGGAAATTATCAAATTGGGGATACCATTTCAAGTGGAAGCAAGAACTTAGCTTTTGAAGACTTACCGCAGTTTACACCAGAATTATTCATGCGTGTTTCTGCTAAAAATGTAATGAAACAAAAACACTTCCATAAAGGTGTCGGCCAGCTTGTCCAAGAAGGTGCCATTCAACTATTTAAAACGTGGCGTACGGAAGATTATATTATTGGCGCTGTTGGACAGCTTCAATTTGAAGTGTTTGAACATCGCATGCGTAATGAGTATAATTCCGAAATTATTATGGAACCAATTGGTAAAAAAATTGCTCGTTGGATTCGAGTGGAAGATGTTGATGAAAAGCTGTCTACTCCTAGAAGTATGCTTGTTAAAGATCGCTTTAATCAGCCGCTTTTCCTTTTTGAAAATCAATTCGCGATTAATTGGTTCTGTGATAAAAATCCTGATATTGAGTTAACTGCTTTACTTTAA